Proteins encoded together in one Telopea speciosissima isolate NSW1024214 ecotype Mountain lineage chromosome 4, Tspe_v1, whole genome shotgun sequence window:
- the LOC122660363 gene encoding auxilin-like protein 1 isoform X4, giving the protein MEDYSHAFHRNKASAPTLSKKISNANGNGLTPRTVYDDVFGGPPKFGVPTFSAQIEDYSEIFGRFHSSCGSSIPVLDLPVPDAGDVSLDVRASKFDYSEIFGGFNGVDFFDSHEELFGESKGGESSSEEAWTPAGTRSPSEGSSADTLACSENNQFVSDGVAHHTFDGIKQSNVSNYETMQRSEENVTNDKTHSAQHHAVPGVTLVLDGSTPPQKTEIINTSPSGVNDIGGNMDYNRGIFEEKNLKKTMSLPPMYGSITRTFESDFELQRRSHGNGSNSNDVLISVSEISLRTQPSLVPAPMRPPPKLSIKQGESKVASEKSGLEGAAVDGSPDFFDVEIDANSSAAASAAAMKEAMEKAQARLKSAKELMERKRDGLHSRLKLGLKDDLSSKARKEDDKVNHEALRFRENGSQGAAEIEDIGMKGFGRQEGQKDIRTAQVAPDFEGSKKGLNIGKEFVEQKVTEEPRSAQSHIDKEAGEWRVEKQFYELAKTDKSKAALEVFEQAKNEKKLMTPIIPQKHEESEKVAVKQVFQQREENGEKSKASKETCVQENSRMSEAAKEACELKKLEKKLTVAQEMSQCEGNEKKLKMAHEICELEEDENKLKVACELEEHCKTLQQAHEPKENEKKLEEAREWEETEKRRREASWSEVSARRLKDANEQEENGKKLKESCKREENEKGLKDSCQQEKSEKKLKEACKLESNERRLEEVHEMENDKRQKNGEEQEENEKQLKEACEQEENEKRLQEAHEHEENEKRLKQAFEEEENERRLKEARELKENENRLKEVYKMEENEKQLREVFELVEDAQRQRESNEGGTNENREKQACEQEENTVKANQEAHDLKVDKNLMTATGSFKPVDDNNFEANQEDLKDEENSRKLKLALEAIEHAGSGGMTEAAKDACECEGNEKELKIAKAGNGKDESGRSGHADVAQCAPEQDRCEKIKDSMEDLSLDGHENKLGEFEIVIDLKSNENNKRTSQVSRNQESLGKSQVANDRGAYQKSNEAAEGVKNCIETEKKTGLVQPIMSLEEMGNMQKIAQEVNKSQSTERKEMNYHKTCSNVEIEKEERLQREEEKEREREREKDRMAVERATREARERAFAEARERAERAAVERATAEARQRAMAEAREKLEKASAEAREKSLAEKALMEARLKAERAAVERAIAEARERAAEKAVLDARERVERSVGDKFSVTNSRDSGMRQSSSFSDLQDPQLQSSGSDSSSRYTNSSVHDGTEGESAQRCKARLERHQRTVERAAKALAEKNIRDLLAQREQAERNRLAETLDAEVKRWSSGKEGNLRALLSTLQYILGSDSGWQPIPLTEVITAVAVKKAYRKATLCVHPDKLQQKRASIQQKYICEKVFDLLKDAWNRFNSEER; this is encoded by the exons ATGGAGGATTATTCTCATGCTTTCCACAGGAACAAAGCGTCTGCTCCAACTCTATCGAAGAAAATCTCCAATGCAAATGGAAATGGCCTCACTCCCAGAACCGTCTACGACGACGTTTTTGGTGGCCCTCCGAAGTTCGGAGTCCCGACTTTCTCGGCTCAGATTGAAGATTACAGTGAGATATTTGGTAGATTTCACTCCTCATGTGGTTCCTCCATTCCGGTTCTAGATCTTCCCGTTCCCGACGCAGGCGATGTTTCTCTTGACGTCCGTGCCTCCAAGTTTGATTACTCAGAAATATTCGGGGGTTTTAATGGTGTTGATTTCTTCGATTCTCACGAGGAGCTGTTTGGTGAATCCAAAGGAGGAGAAAGCTCCTCTGAGGAAGCCTG GACCCCAGCTGGAACACGTTCTCCTTCAGAAGGCTCCAGTGCTGATACTTTAGCTTGTTCAGAGAATAACCAGTTTGTGTCAGATGGAGTTGCTCATCACACATTTGATGGTATCAAGCAATCCAATGTTTCTAATTATGAGACTATGCAAAGAAGTGAGGAAAATGTGACAAATGATAAAACACACAGTGCACAACACCATGCTGTTCCGGGGGTTACGCTTGTGCTTGATGGAAGCACGCCTCCACAAAAGACTGAAATTATTAATACATCACCCAGTGGAGTTAATGATATTGGTGGCAATATGGATTACAATAGAGGCATATTTGAAGAAAAGAATTTGAAGAAAACCATGTCACTTCCTCCCATGTATGGTTCCATCACAAGGACTTTTGAAAGTGATTTTGAACTTCAAAGAAGATCTCATGGGAATGGATCTAATTCTAATGATGTATTAATATCCGTATCTGAAATAAGCCTTCGGACGCAGCCCTCCCTAGTTCCAGCACCGATGCGACCACCACCAAAATTATCTATCAAACAGGGAGAGTCTAAGGTAGCTTCTGAAAAGTCTGGTCTGGAGGGTGCTGCAGTTGACGGTTCACCCGATTTTTTTGATGTGGAGATAGATGCAAATTCATCTGCTGCAGCCTCAGCAGCTGCTATGAAAGAAGCAATGGAGAAAGCCCAAGCTAGACTAAAAAGTGCAAAAGAATTGATggagagaaaaagggatggtCTTCATAGCCGGCTGAAGTTGGGATTGAAGGATGATTTGAGTAGTAAGGCCAGAAAAGAGGATGATAAAGTTAATCATGAAGCCCTCAGATTTAGAGAAAATGGATCTCAGGGGGCAGCTGAAATAGAGGATATTGGAATGAAAGGGTTTGGAAGGCAGGAAGGGCAAAAAGACATTAGGACAGCTCAGGTAGCTCCAGATTTTGAAGGGAGCAAAAAGGGTCTGAATATAGGTAAAGAATTTGTAGAACAAAAAGTTACGGAGGAACCTAGATCTGCCCAATCTCATATTGACAAAGAAGCAGGAGAGTGGAGGGTAGAGAAACAATTCTATGAGCTGGCAAAAACAGATAAGTCAAAAGCAGCCCTTGAAGTCTTCGAGCAGgccaaaaatgagaaaaaattgATGACACCGATAATACCCCAGAAACATGAAGAAAGTGAGAAGGTAGCAGTGAAACAAGTCTTTCAACAGCGAGAAGAAAATGGTGAGAAATCAAAAGCTTCAAAAGAGACTTGTGTGCAGGAGAATTCGAGGATGTCAGAAGCAGCTAAAGAGGCATGTGAACTGAAAAAACTTGAGAAGAAACTGACAGTGGCACAAGAGATGAGTCAGTGTGAAGGAAAtgagaaaaaactaaaaatggcACATGAGATTTGCgagcttgaagaagatgagaataAACTAAAAGTGGCTTGTGAGTTGGAAGAACATTGTAAGACGCTGCAACAAGCTCATGAACcgaaagaaaatgagaaaaaactAGAAGAGGCTCGTGAATGGGAAGAAACTGAGAAGAGACGAAGAGAGGCCTCATGGAGTGAAGTAAGTGCGAGAAGATTGAAAGATGCTAACGAACAGGAAGAAAATGGGAAGAAGCTAAAAGAGTCTtgcaagagagaagaaaatgagaagggATTGAAAGATTCTTGTCAACAGGAAAAAagtgagaagaaactaaaagaggCTTGCAAGCTGGAGTCTAATGAGAGAAGACTAGAGGAGGTTCATGAGATGGAAAATGACAAGAGACAAAAAAATGGTGAGGagcaagaagaaaatgagaaacaACTGAAAGAGGCTTGTGAACAGgaagaaaatgagaagagaCTACAAGAGGCTCATGAGCAtgaggaaaatgaaaaaagacTAAAACAAGCCTTTGAGGAGGAAGAAAATGAGAGGAGACTAAAAGAGGCTCGTGAgctgaaagaaaatgaaaatagacTAAAAGAGGTCTATAAAATGGAAGAAAACGAGAAGCAGCTAAGAGAGGTTTTTGAGCTTGTAGAAGATGcgcagagacagagagagtcaAATGAGGGAGGGACaaatgaaaatagagaaaaacagGCTTGTGAACAGGAGGAAAATACAGTAAAAGCAAATCAAGAGGCCCATGATCTTAAAGTTGACAAGAATCTTATGACAGCTACTGGTTCATTTAAACCTGTTGACGATAATAACTTTGAAGCAAATCAAGAAGACCTCAAAGATGAAGAGAACAGTAGGAAACTGAAACTGGCTCTGGAAGCAATTGAACATGCAGGGAGTGGTGGGATGACTGAAGCAGCTAAAGATGCATGTGAATGTGAAGGTAATGAAAAGGAATTGAAAATAGCTAAAGCAGGAAATGGCAAAGATGAAAGCGGGAGATCCGGGCATGCTGATGTGGCTCAATGTGCTCCTGAACAAGATAGGTGTGAAAAGATCAAAGATTCCATGGAAGACCTCTCGTTAGATGGACATGAGAATAAACTAGGAGAATTTGAAATAGTAATTGATCTGAAgtcaaatgaaaataataagagAACATCACAAGTGTCTAGGAACCAGGAAAGCCTTGGTAAGTCTCAAGTTGCCAATGATCGGGGAGCTTACCAGAAGAGCAATGAAGCAGCTGAAGGGGTGAAAAACTGTATTGAAACTGAAAAGAAAACTGGATTGGTTCAACCCATTATGTCGTTGGAAGAGATGGGGAACATGCAGAAGATAGCTCAGGAGGTAAACAAGAGCCAATCTACAGAAAGGAAAGAGATGAATTACCATAAAACATGTTCCAATGttgaaatagaaaaagaagaaaggctgcaaagagaagaagagaaagaacgggaaagggaaagagaaaaagataggATGGCTGTGGAAAGAGCAACCCGTGAAGCCCGTGAAAGGGCATTTGCTGAAGCCCGTGAAAGGGCAGAAAGAGCTGCTGTAGAGAGGGCAACCGCTGAAGCACGACAAAGAGCGATGGCAGAGGCCCGAGAAAAACTAGAGAAGGCATCTGCAGAGGCTAGGGAGAAATCATTAGCTGAGAAAGCTTTAATGGAAGCCAGGCTGAAGGCAGAGCGTGCTGCGGTGGAAAGAGCAATTGCAGAGGCTCGGGAGCGTGCTGCAGAAAAAGCAGTTTTGGATGCAAGAGAACGGGTAGAAAGATCTGTTGGTGACAAATTCTCCGTTACAAATTCCAGAGATAGTGGAATGAGGCAGAGCTCTTCTTTCTCT GACCTACAAGACCCACAACTTCAAAGCTCAGGCTCTGACAGTAGTTCAAGATATACAAATTCTTCAGTTCATGATG GAACAGAAGGTGAATCAGCTCAGAGGTGTAAAGCTAGGTTAGAGAGGCACCAACGAACTGTTGAACGTGCG GCAAAAGCTCTTGCAGAGAAGAACATACGCGATCTTCTTGCACAAAGAGAGCAAGCAGAGAGAAAT AGACTAGCAGAAACTTTGGATGCTGAGGTCAAAAGATGGTCTAGTGGGAAAGAAGGGAATTTGCGTGCATTGCTTTCAACCCTACAATAC ATTCTTGGGTCTGATAGTGGTTGGCAGCCAATTCCCCTGACAGAAGTTATAACAGCAGTTGCGGTAAAGAAAGCTTATAGAAAAGCCACACTTTGTGTTCATCCTGATAAGTTGCAGCAAAAGCGTGCAAGCATTCAACAGAAGTACATATGCGAGAAAGTCTTCGATCTTCTAAAG GATGCTTGGAACAGATTCAATTCGGAGGAGAGGTAG
- the LOC122660363 gene encoding auxilin-like protein 1 isoform X2 — MEDYSHAFHRNKASAPTLSKKISNANGNGLTPRTVYDDVFGGPPKFGVPTFSAQIEDYSEIFGRFHSSCGSSIPVLDLPVPDAGDVSLDVRASKFDYSEIFGGFNGVDFFDSHEELFGESKGGESSSEEAWTPAGTRSPSEGSSADTLACSENNQFVSDGVAHHTFDGIKQSNVSNYETMQRSEENVTNDKTHSAQHHAVPGVTLVLDGSTPPQKTEIINTSPSGVNDIGGNMDYNRGIFEEKNLKKTMSLPPMYGSITRTFESDFELQRRSHGNGSNSNDVLISVSEISLRTQPSLVPAPMRPPPKLSIKQGESKVASEKSGLEGAAVDGSPDFFDVEIDANSSAAASAAAMKEAMEKAQARLKSAKELMERKRDGLHSRLKLGLKDDLSSKARKEDDKVNHEALRFRENGSQGAAEIEDIGMKGFGRQEGQKDIRTAQVAPDFEGSKKGLNIGKEFVEQKVTEEPRSAQSHIDKEAGEWRVEKQFYELAKTDKSKAALEVFEQAKNEKKLMTPIIPQKHEESEKVAVKQVFQQREENGEKSKASKETCVQENSRMSEAAKEACELKKLEKKLTVAQEMSQCEGNEKKLKMAHEICELEEDENKLKVACELEEHCKTLQQAHEPKENEKKLEEAREWEETEKRRREASWSEVSARRLKDANEQEENGKKLKESCKREENEKGLKDSCQQEKSEKKLKEACKLESNERRLEEVHEMENDKRQKNGEEQEENEKQLKEACEQEENEKRLQEAHEHEENEKRLKQAFEEEENERRLKEARELKENENRLKEVYKMEENEKQLREVFELVEDAQRQRESNEGGTNENREKQACEQEENTVKANQEAHDLKVDKNLMTATGSFKPVDDNNFEANQEDLKDEENSRKLKLALEAIEHAGSGGMTEAAKDACECEGNEKELKIAKAGNGKDESGRSGHADVAQCAPEQDRCEKIKDSMEDLSLDGHENKLGEFEIVIDLKSNENNKRTSQVSRNQESLGKSQVANDRGAYQKSNEAAEGVKNCIETEKKTGLVQPIMSLEEMGNMQKIAQEVNKSQSTERKEMNYHKTCSNVEIEKEERLQREEEKEREREREKDRMAVERATREARERAFAEARERAERAAVERATAEARQRAMAEAREKLEKASAEAREKSLAEKALMEARLKAERAAVERAIAEARERAAEKAVLDARERVERSVGDKFSVTNSRDSGMRQSSSFSDLQDPQLQSSGSDSSSRYTNSSVHDVFLFHHEASYTSAKFQGTEGESAQRCKARLERHQRTVERAAKALAEKNIRDLLAQREQAERNRLAETLDAEVKRWSSGKEGNLRALLSTLQYILGSDSGWQPIPLTEVITAVAVKKAYRKATLCVHPDKLQQKRASIQQKYICEKVFDLLKDAWNRFNSEER, encoded by the exons ATGGAGGATTATTCTCATGCTTTCCACAGGAACAAAGCGTCTGCTCCAACTCTATCGAAGAAAATCTCCAATGCAAATGGAAATGGCCTCACTCCCAGAACCGTCTACGACGACGTTTTTGGTGGCCCTCCGAAGTTCGGAGTCCCGACTTTCTCGGCTCAGATTGAAGATTACAGTGAGATATTTGGTAGATTTCACTCCTCATGTGGTTCCTCCATTCCGGTTCTAGATCTTCCCGTTCCCGACGCAGGCGATGTTTCTCTTGACGTCCGTGCCTCCAAGTTTGATTACTCAGAAATATTCGGGGGTTTTAATGGTGTTGATTTCTTCGATTCTCACGAGGAGCTGTTTGGTGAATCCAAAGGAGGAGAAAGCTCCTCTGAGGAAGCCTG GACCCCAGCTGGAACACGTTCTCCTTCAGAAGGCTCCAGTGCTGATACTTTAGCTTGTTCAGAGAATAACCAGTTTGTGTCAGATGGAGTTGCTCATCACACATTTGATGGTATCAAGCAATCCAATGTTTCTAATTATGAGACTATGCAAAGAAGTGAGGAAAATGTGACAAATGATAAAACACACAGTGCACAACACCATGCTGTTCCGGGGGTTACGCTTGTGCTTGATGGAAGCACGCCTCCACAAAAGACTGAAATTATTAATACATCACCCAGTGGAGTTAATGATATTGGTGGCAATATGGATTACAATAGAGGCATATTTGAAGAAAAGAATTTGAAGAAAACCATGTCACTTCCTCCCATGTATGGTTCCATCACAAGGACTTTTGAAAGTGATTTTGAACTTCAAAGAAGATCTCATGGGAATGGATCTAATTCTAATGATGTATTAATATCCGTATCTGAAATAAGCCTTCGGACGCAGCCCTCCCTAGTTCCAGCACCGATGCGACCACCACCAAAATTATCTATCAAACAGGGAGAGTCTAAGGTAGCTTCTGAAAAGTCTGGTCTGGAGGGTGCTGCAGTTGACGGTTCACCCGATTTTTTTGATGTGGAGATAGATGCAAATTCATCTGCTGCAGCCTCAGCAGCTGCTATGAAAGAAGCAATGGAGAAAGCCCAAGCTAGACTAAAAAGTGCAAAAGAATTGATggagagaaaaagggatggtCTTCATAGCCGGCTGAAGTTGGGATTGAAGGATGATTTGAGTAGTAAGGCCAGAAAAGAGGATGATAAAGTTAATCATGAAGCCCTCAGATTTAGAGAAAATGGATCTCAGGGGGCAGCTGAAATAGAGGATATTGGAATGAAAGGGTTTGGAAGGCAGGAAGGGCAAAAAGACATTAGGACAGCTCAGGTAGCTCCAGATTTTGAAGGGAGCAAAAAGGGTCTGAATATAGGTAAAGAATTTGTAGAACAAAAAGTTACGGAGGAACCTAGATCTGCCCAATCTCATATTGACAAAGAAGCAGGAGAGTGGAGGGTAGAGAAACAATTCTATGAGCTGGCAAAAACAGATAAGTCAAAAGCAGCCCTTGAAGTCTTCGAGCAGgccaaaaatgagaaaaaattgATGACACCGATAATACCCCAGAAACATGAAGAAAGTGAGAAGGTAGCAGTGAAACAAGTCTTTCAACAGCGAGAAGAAAATGGTGAGAAATCAAAAGCTTCAAAAGAGACTTGTGTGCAGGAGAATTCGAGGATGTCAGAAGCAGCTAAAGAGGCATGTGAACTGAAAAAACTTGAGAAGAAACTGACAGTGGCACAAGAGATGAGTCAGTGTGAAGGAAAtgagaaaaaactaaaaatggcACATGAGATTTGCgagcttgaagaagatgagaataAACTAAAAGTGGCTTGTGAGTTGGAAGAACATTGTAAGACGCTGCAACAAGCTCATGAACcgaaagaaaatgagaaaaaactAGAAGAGGCTCGTGAATGGGAAGAAACTGAGAAGAGACGAAGAGAGGCCTCATGGAGTGAAGTAAGTGCGAGAAGATTGAAAGATGCTAACGAACAGGAAGAAAATGGGAAGAAGCTAAAAGAGTCTtgcaagagagaagaaaatgagaagggATTGAAAGATTCTTGTCAACAGGAAAAAagtgagaagaaactaaaagaggCTTGCAAGCTGGAGTCTAATGAGAGAAGACTAGAGGAGGTTCATGAGATGGAAAATGACAAGAGACAAAAAAATGGTGAGGagcaagaagaaaatgagaaacaACTGAAAGAGGCTTGTGAACAGgaagaaaatgagaagagaCTACAAGAGGCTCATGAGCAtgaggaaaatgaaaaaagacTAAAACAAGCCTTTGAGGAGGAAGAAAATGAGAGGAGACTAAAAGAGGCTCGTGAgctgaaagaaaatgaaaatagacTAAAAGAGGTCTATAAAATGGAAGAAAACGAGAAGCAGCTAAGAGAGGTTTTTGAGCTTGTAGAAGATGcgcagagacagagagagtcaAATGAGGGAGGGACaaatgaaaatagagaaaaacagGCTTGTGAACAGGAGGAAAATACAGTAAAAGCAAATCAAGAGGCCCATGATCTTAAAGTTGACAAGAATCTTATGACAGCTACTGGTTCATTTAAACCTGTTGACGATAATAACTTTGAAGCAAATCAAGAAGACCTCAAAGATGAAGAGAACAGTAGGAAACTGAAACTGGCTCTGGAAGCAATTGAACATGCAGGGAGTGGTGGGATGACTGAAGCAGCTAAAGATGCATGTGAATGTGAAGGTAATGAAAAGGAATTGAAAATAGCTAAAGCAGGAAATGGCAAAGATGAAAGCGGGAGATCCGGGCATGCTGATGTGGCTCAATGTGCTCCTGAACAAGATAGGTGTGAAAAGATCAAAGATTCCATGGAAGACCTCTCGTTAGATGGACATGAGAATAAACTAGGAGAATTTGAAATAGTAATTGATCTGAAgtcaaatgaaaataataagagAACATCACAAGTGTCTAGGAACCAGGAAAGCCTTGGTAAGTCTCAAGTTGCCAATGATCGGGGAGCTTACCAGAAGAGCAATGAAGCAGCTGAAGGGGTGAAAAACTGTATTGAAACTGAAAAGAAAACTGGATTGGTTCAACCCATTATGTCGTTGGAAGAGATGGGGAACATGCAGAAGATAGCTCAGGAGGTAAACAAGAGCCAATCTACAGAAAGGAAAGAGATGAATTACCATAAAACATGTTCCAATGttgaaatagaaaaagaagaaaggctgcaaagagaagaagagaaagaacgggaaagggaaagagaaaaagataggATGGCTGTGGAAAGAGCAACCCGTGAAGCCCGTGAAAGGGCATTTGCTGAAGCCCGTGAAAGGGCAGAAAGAGCTGCTGTAGAGAGGGCAACCGCTGAAGCACGACAAAGAGCGATGGCAGAGGCCCGAGAAAAACTAGAGAAGGCATCTGCAGAGGCTAGGGAGAAATCATTAGCTGAGAAAGCTTTAATGGAAGCCAGGCTGAAGGCAGAGCGTGCTGCGGTGGAAAGAGCAATTGCAGAGGCTCGGGAGCGTGCTGCAGAAAAAGCAGTTTTGGATGCAAGAGAACGGGTAGAAAGATCTGTTGGTGACAAATTCTCCGTTACAAATTCCAGAGATAGTGGAATGAGGCAGAGCTCTTCTTTCTCT GACCTACAAGACCCACAACTTCAAAGCTCAGGCTCTGACAGTAGTTCAAGATATACAAATTCTTCAGTTCATGATG tatttctctttcatcatGAAGCCTCCTATACTTCAGCCAAGTTTCAAGGAACAGAAGGTGAATCAGCTCAGAGGTGTAAAGCTAGGTTAGAGAGGCACCAACGAACTGTTGAACGTGCG GCAAAAGCTCTTGCAGAGAAGAACATACGCGATCTTCTTGCACAAAGAGAGCAAGCAGAGAGAAAT AGACTAGCAGAAACTTTGGATGCTGAGGTCAAAAGATGGTCTAGTGGGAAAGAAGGGAATTTGCGTGCATTGCTTTCAACCCTACAATAC ATTCTTGGGTCTGATAGTGGTTGGCAGCCAATTCCCCTGACAGAAGTTATAACAGCAGTTGCGGTAAAGAAAGCTTATAGAAAAGCCACACTTTGTGTTCATCCTGATAAGTTGCAGCAAAAGCGTGCAAGCATTCAACAGAAGTACATATGCGAGAAAGTCTTCGATCTTCTAAAG GATGCTTGGAACAGATTCAATTCGGAGGAGAGGTAG